The genome window CCCCCTCCGCGTGGCACCGGTCTCCCGGACCGGCCTCAACATGGAGATCAAGATCCCCGGCCTCCAGCGTGGGGTGAAGACGAAGTCGCTCGCCGTCTTCGCCCGTCAGCTCTCCACCCTGCTCGACGCGGGGCTGCCACTGCTGCGTGCACTGTCCGTCGTCACCGAGCAGACCGAGGACGAGCGGCTCAAGGAGACCCTCACCACCGTGCACGCCGACGTCGAGGGCGGCGCCTCCTTCTCCGCGGCCCTGGCCCGCCACACGCGGGTCTTCCCGCCCCTGATGATCAACATGGTCCGCGTCAGCGAGATGGGCGGCTTCCTCGCGCGCTCGATGCGATCGATCGCCGACACCTTCGCCGGCGAGGTCGAACTGCGCCAGAAGGTGCGCGGCGCGATGACGTACCCCGTCGTAGTCGCCTGCGTCGCCGCCGTGGCCGTGATCGTGATGATGCTCTTCGTCGTGCCGGTCTTCGAGCGGATGTTCGACAGCATGGGCGCCGCCCTGCCGCTGCCCACGCGGATGCTGATCGCGGTCTCCCACAGCATGGTGTGGGTGCTGCCGCTGCTCATCGTGGCGGCCGTCGGCGGTGGCATCTGGTGGGCCCGGCACCGCTACGACGACGCCGTACGCCGCCGGATCGATCCTCTGAAGCTGCGGCTGCCGGTCTTCGGCTCGCTCAACCAGAAGATCGCCATCTCCCGCTTCGCCCGCAACCTCTCCATGATGCTGAGCGCGGGCGTGCCCATGCTGCAGGCGCTCGCCGTGGTCGGCCAGGCCGCGAACAACACGGTCGTCGCCGCCGCCGTCGAGGACGTCCGCTCCTCCATGTCGCGCGGCCGCTCCTTCTCCGCCCCGCTGGCCAGCCACCCCGTCTTCCCCAGCATGGTCGCCCAGATGGCCGCCGTCGGGGAGGAGTCGGGCTCGTTGGGCCAGATGATGGACTCGATCGGCGACTTCTACGACAAGGAGGTCGAGACCGCCGCCGACCAGCTCTCGGCCAGCATCGAGCCGCTGATGATCGTCGTCCTCGGCGTGGTGATCGGCGGCATGGTCATCGCGCTCTACCTGCCGATGTTCTCCCTCTACGCCAACCTCCAGAAGAGCTGACCCTCCGGGGGTGAATGGTTCCGGCACCCCTGGGTGCCGGAACCATTCACCCACCACGCTCCTAAGCAGCGAGGGGGACCCCAAGCCGCTTCAGATCCCGCGCAATCACCTCGGGTGTGTCGCGCAGCTCCCGGGACGTGCAGCGGATGATCACCCGTCCGTCCGCGCTGAGGGCGCGCTGACGGGCGAGGTCGTCCTCCCACTGCTCGA of Nocardioides sp. Kera G14 contains these proteins:
- a CDS encoding type II secretion system F family protein; translation: MSTLEFSYEAVTTKGGSAIKGTMEAPSSSAVAHKLRNQGLIPLRVAPVSRTGLNMEIKIPGLQRGVKTKSLAVFARQLSTLLDAGLPLLRALSVVTEQTEDERLKETLTTVHADVEGGASFSAALARHTRVFPPLMINMVRVSEMGGFLARSMRSIADTFAGEVELRQKVRGAMTYPVVVACVAAVAVIVMMLFVVPVFERMFDSMGAALPLPTRMLIAVSHSMVWVLPLLIVAAVGGGIWWARHRYDDAVRRRIDPLKLRLPVFGSLNQKIAISRFARNLSMMLSAGVPMLQALAVVGQAANNTVVAAAVEDVRSSMSRGRSFSAPLASHPVFPSMVAQMAAVGEESGSLGQMMDSIGDFYDKEVETAADQLSASIEPLMIVVLGVVIGGMVIALYLPMFSLYANLQKS